One Cryobacterium roopkundense genomic region harbors:
- a CDS encoding DUF998 domain-containing protein: MPRISRRTYATAAMIGAAGYAVVDTVLQFLPPHYSPISDAESNLAVGPFGWIMNVNFLGRAVTSACAVGALAGLTGGGPLRRSGLVLFGFGGLCSAVLAFFPTDVHPDGEAGLVAHTAAGAVHLTVATVGFLAALAGITTLTGWLWRSGSLSGGRGAAVGFTAVGLAGLAFLGLTIVAAPGMLGLAERICLVGILGWVFFVCREIRGQSELNSR, translated from the coding sequence GTGCCGAGAATCAGCCGACGAACATACGCCACGGCCGCCATGATCGGTGCGGCCGGGTACGCGGTCGTCGATACCGTGTTGCAATTCCTTCCCCCGCACTACAGCCCGATAAGCGACGCTGAAAGCAACCTCGCCGTCGGCCCATTCGGGTGGATCATGAACGTCAACTTTCTGGGCAGGGCCGTGACCTCCGCGTGTGCCGTAGGGGCGCTCGCAGGGCTGACCGGAGGCGGACCGCTGCGCCGATCGGGGCTGGTGTTGTTCGGGTTCGGCGGACTGTGTTCGGCCGTGCTCGCCTTTTTCCCCACGGACGTTCACCCCGATGGTGAAGCAGGACTGGTCGCCCACACGGCTGCGGGAGCCGTACATCTCACTGTCGCGACCGTCGGATTCCTGGCGGCTTTGGCGGGAATCACGACGCTGACGGGATGGCTCTGGCGCAGCGGATCGCTGTCCGGCGGCCGCGGCGCTGCAGTCGGTTTTACCGCCGTGGGCCTGGCCGGCCTCGCTTTTCTCGGCCTGACCATCGTGGCGGCCCCGGGCATGCTCGGGCTCGCCGAACGGATCTGCCTCGTCGGAATCCTCGGCTGGGTCTTCTTCGTTTGTCGGGAAATTCGAGGTCAGAGCGAGCTGAACAGCCGGTGA
- the ilvC gene encoding ketol-acid reductoisomerase produces MLHAKRPTPQGEPHVSEIYYDKDADLSIIQGKKVAVIGYGSQGHAHAQNLRDSGVEVKIGLKAGSKSIAKAEEAGFSVLSTADAAAWADVIVILAPDQVQRHLYADDVLPNLADGKALVFGHGFNIRFGYIEAPEGVDVVMVAPKGPGHTVRREFEAGRGVPVIVAVEKDASGNAWPLTLSYAKAIGGLRAAGIKTTFTEETETDLFGEQAVLCGGASQLIQYGFEVLTEAGYQPQVAYFEVLHELKLIVDLMWEGGIAKQRWSVSDTAEYGDYVSGPRVIDPSVKENMKAVLADIQNGAFAERFIKDQDAGAPEFLALRKKGEEHPIEATGRELRKLFSWNASNDDDYVDGEAAR; encoded by the coding sequence CTGCTTCACGCAAAACGACCAACACCACAAGGAGAACCACACGTGTCTGAGATTTACTACGACAAAGACGCCGACCTGTCGATCATCCAGGGCAAGAAGGTGGCCGTCATTGGCTACGGCTCACAGGGACACGCCCACGCGCAGAACCTGCGCGACTCGGGTGTCGAGGTCAAAATCGGTCTGAAGGCCGGCTCGAAGTCCATCGCGAAGGCCGAAGAGGCCGGATTCTCCGTGCTCAGCACAGCGGATGCCGCGGCCTGGGCCGACGTCATTGTCATCCTCGCTCCCGACCAGGTTCAGCGCCACCTCTACGCCGACGACGTGCTCCCCAACCTCGCTGACGGCAAGGCTCTCGTCTTCGGACACGGTTTCAACATCCGCTTCGGTTACATCGAGGCTCCCGAGGGCGTCGACGTCGTCATGGTCGCTCCCAAGGGACCTGGGCACACCGTGCGCCGCGAGTTCGAAGCCGGTCGCGGCGTTCCCGTGATCGTCGCCGTCGAGAAGGATGCGTCCGGCAACGCCTGGCCGCTCACGCTCAGCTACGCCAAAGCGATCGGTGGCCTGCGTGCCGCCGGCATCAAGACCACGTTCACCGAAGAGACCGAGACCGACCTCTTCGGCGAGCAGGCAGTTCTCTGCGGCGGCGCCTCGCAGCTCATCCAGTACGGCTTCGAGGTTCTCACCGAGGCCGGCTACCAGCCGCAGGTGGCCTACTTCGAGGTTCTGCACGAACTCAAGCTCATCGTGGACCTTATGTGGGAGGGCGGCATCGCCAAGCAGCGCTGGAGCGTCTCCGACACGGCAGAGTACGGCGACTACGTCTCCGGCCCCCGCGTCATCGACCCCAGCGTCAAGGAGAACATGAAGGCCGTTCTCGCCGACATCCAGAACGGCGCGTTCGCCGAGCGCTTCATCAAGGACCAGGACGCCGGAGCACCCGAGTTCCTCGCGCTGCGCAAGAAGGGCGAAGAGCACCCGATCGAGGCCACCGGCCGCGAGCTGCGCAAGCTCTTCTCCTGGAACGCATCGAACGACGACGACTACGTAGACGGCGAAGCAGCCCGCTAG
- the ilvN gene encoding acetolactate synthase small subunit, translated as MTSHVLSLLVEDKPGLLTRVAGLFARRGFNIESLAVGHSEIKGLSRITIAVDVEDVPLEQVTKQLNKLINVIKIVELDFSQSVQREHLLIKVRVDNVTRSQVLEAVTLFRARVVDVSTDAIVIEVTGDTGKTQALLRVLEPYGIRELAQSGLLAIGRGSKSITERVFKN; from the coding sequence ATGACGAGTCACGTTCTGAGCCTGCTCGTCGAAGACAAGCCCGGCCTCCTCACCCGAGTGGCAGGTCTGTTCGCTCGCCGGGGTTTCAACATCGAGAGCCTCGCCGTTGGCCACAGCGAGATCAAGGGCCTGTCCCGCATCACGATCGCCGTCGACGTCGAAGACGTTCCGCTCGAACAGGTGACGAAGCAGCTCAACAAGCTCATCAACGTCATCAAGATCGTCGAGCTGGACTTCTCGCAATCCGTTCAGCGCGAGCACCTGCTCATCAAGGTGCGCGTCGACAACGTCACGCGTTCCCAGGTGCTCGAAGCCGTCACCCTGTTCAGAGCCCGCGTTGTCGACGTGTCGACGGATGCCATCGTGATCGAGGTCACGGGTGACACCGGCAAGACCCAGGCCCTGCTTCGGGTGTTGGAGCCGTACGGCATTCGCGAGCTCGCCCAGTCGGGCCTCCTCGCGATCGGCCGCGGTTCCAAATCCATCACCGAACGAGTCTTCAAAAACTGA
- a CDS encoding acetolactate synthase large subunit: MLTGSGAIIRTLELLGVTDVFGIPGGAVIPLYDELMTQTKIRHILVRHEQGAGHAAQGYASSTGRVGVAIATSGPGATNLVTAIADAYMDSVPIVCITGQVFSTSMGTDAFQEADIVGITMPITKHSFLVRVPEDIPAAIAAAYHIASTGRPGPVLVDITKDAQQNVAPFIWPPKLDLPGYRPITKAHGKQVQAAAALLASASKPVLYVGGGVIRAHASAELLELAEKTGVPVVTTLMARGAFPDSHKQHLGMPGMHGTVPAVLALQEADLIISLGARFDDRVTGKISEFAPNAKIVHVDVDPAEISKIRMADVPIVGDAKDVIADLTVAYTEAAAGTERNTTEWWTYLNGLREEFPLGYSEPADGLLAPQFVIKRIGELTGPEAVYAAGVGQHQMWAAQYIKYERPNSWLNSGGAGTMGYSVPAAMGAKVANPDRVVWSIDGDGCFQMTNQELATCTINNIPIKVAIINNSSLGMVRQWQSLFYDGRHSFTDLNTGHGTAMVPDFVKLADAYGALGIRVTSADQVDDAIKLALATNDRPVVIDFVVSRDAMVWPMVPQGVSNSYVQYAKEHAPTWGDE, translated from the coding sequence ATGCTCACGGGGTCGGGCGCGATCATCCGCACGCTCGAACTTCTCGGTGTGACGGACGTTTTCGGCATTCCCGGTGGCGCTGTCATCCCGCTCTACGACGAGCTGATGACGCAGACCAAAATCCGGCACATCCTGGTTCGCCATGAGCAGGGTGCCGGCCACGCCGCGCAGGGTTATGCCTCGTCCACGGGCCGTGTGGGGGTCGCGATTGCGACGTCAGGTCCCGGGGCGACGAACCTCGTGACGGCCATCGCCGACGCCTACATGGACTCGGTACCGATCGTCTGCATCACCGGTCAGGTCTTCTCCACGTCGATGGGAACGGATGCCTTTCAGGAGGCTGACATCGTGGGAATCACGATGCCGATCACCAAGCATTCCTTCCTCGTTCGCGTGCCAGAGGACATCCCGGCGGCCATCGCCGCTGCGTACCACATCGCGTCGACCGGTCGTCCCGGCCCCGTGCTCGTGGACATCACCAAGGACGCCCAGCAGAACGTCGCGCCGTTCATCTGGCCGCCGAAGCTCGACTTGCCGGGCTACCGACCGATCACGAAAGCGCACGGCAAGCAGGTACAGGCTGCCGCGGCACTGTTGGCGTCGGCCAGCAAGCCAGTGCTGTACGTTGGCGGCGGCGTCATCCGGGCGCACGCTTCTGCCGAGCTGCTCGAGCTTGCGGAGAAGACGGGCGTGCCGGTCGTGACGACCCTGATGGCCCGGGGGGCGTTCCCCGACTCTCACAAGCAGCATTTGGGGATGCCGGGAATGCACGGAACCGTGCCGGCAGTGTTGGCACTGCAGGAGGCGGACCTCATCATCTCCCTCGGGGCTCGTTTCGATGACCGGGTGACCGGCAAGATTTCGGAATTCGCGCCGAACGCGAAGATCGTACACGTTGACGTTGACCCGGCGGAGATCTCCAAGATCCGAATGGCCGATGTGCCCATTGTCGGCGATGCCAAGGACGTCATCGCTGACCTGACCGTTGCCTACACCGAGGCCGCGGCGGGAACCGAGCGGAACACCACCGAGTGGTGGACCTACCTCAATGGCCTGCGGGAAGAATTCCCGCTCGGCTATTCGGAACCGGCCGACGGACTGCTCGCACCGCAGTTCGTGATCAAACGCATCGGCGAACTTACGGGGCCGGAAGCCGTCTATGCCGCCGGGGTGGGCCAGCATCAGATGTGGGCGGCCCAGTACATCAAGTACGAACGTCCCAACTCGTGGCTGAACTCGGGCGGCGCAGGAACGATGGGTTACTCGGTTCCGGCAGCTATGGGCGCCAAGGTCGCCAACCCCGACCGTGTGGTCTGGTCGATCGACGGCGACGGATGTTTCCAGATGACCAACCAGGAGCTGGCCACCTGCACGATCAATAACATCCCGATCAAGGTCGCGATCATCAATAACTCGTCGCTCGGCATGGTGCGGCAGTGGCAGTCCCTGTTCTACGACGGACGTCACTCGTTCACCGATCTGAACACCGGACACGGCACCGCGATGGTGCCCGACTTCGTGAAGCTGGCTGACGCCTACGGTGCCCTCGGCATTCGTGTCACGAGCGCCGACCAGGTCGATGACGCGATCAAGCTCGCCCTCGCCACCAATGACCGCCCCGTTGTGATCGACTTCGTGGTCAGCCGGGATGCCATGGTCTGGCCGATGGTGCCGCAAGGCGTCAGCAACAGCTATGTGCAGTACGCCAAAGAGCACGCACCGACCTGGGGAGACGAATAA
- the ilvD gene encoding dihydroxy-acid dehydratase, giving the protein MSEIDLKPRSRDVTDGIEATTSRGMLRAVGMGDDDWDKPQIGIASSWNEITPCNLSLDRLAQAAKEGVHSGGGYPLQFGTISVSDGISMGHEGMHFSLVSREVIADSVEVVMQAERLDGSVLLAGCDKSLPGMLMAAARLDLASVFLYAGSIAPGWVKLSDGTEKAITIIDSFEAVGAVKAGRMSVEDAKRIECAFAPGEGACGGMYTANTMASVAEALGMSLPGSASPASADRRRDYFAHRSGEAVVNMLRLGITARDILTRKAFENAIAVAMAFGGSTNVVLHLLAIAREAEVELDLDDFNRIGDKVPHIGDLKPFGKYVMNDVDRQGGVPAVMRALLEAGLIHGDALTVTGKTVAENLAEIDPPALDGEVLRTLDNPIHASGGITILKGSFAPEGAVVKTAGFDASIFEGPARVFERERAAMDALTEGQIHKGDVVVIRYEGPKGGPGMREMLSITAAIKGAGLGKDVLLLTDGRFSGGTTGLCIGHIAPEAVDAGPIAFVRDGDLIRVDIAARTLDLLVATAELDARRNGWAPLPPRYTRGVLAKYAKLVHSAAEGAITG; this is encoded by the coding sequence ATGTCTGAGATCGATCTGAAGCCCCGTAGCCGCGACGTTACCGACGGGATCGAAGCCACCACCTCGCGTGGAATGCTTCGTGCCGTCGGTATGGGAGACGACGACTGGGACAAACCGCAGATCGGTATCGCCAGCTCCTGGAACGAGATCACGCCGTGCAACCTGTCGCTCGACCGGCTCGCCCAGGCGGCCAAGGAGGGCGTGCACTCCGGAGGGGGTTACCCGCTGCAGTTCGGCACGATCTCAGTCTCCGACGGTATCTCTATGGGCCACGAGGGCATGCACTTCTCCCTCGTCTCCCGGGAGGTCATCGCCGACTCCGTCGAGGTCGTCATGCAGGCCGAACGCCTCGACGGTTCCGTGCTGCTGGCGGGCTGCGACAAGTCCCTGCCCGGCATGCTGATGGCCGCCGCGCGCCTGGACCTCGCAAGTGTGTTCCTCTACGCCGGTTCGATCGCTCCCGGCTGGGTGAAGCTGTCGGACGGCACCGAAAAAGCCATCACCATCATCGATTCCTTCGAAGCGGTCGGTGCGGTGAAGGCCGGCCGGATGAGCGTCGAAGATGCCAAGCGCATCGAGTGCGCCTTCGCTCCCGGCGAGGGTGCCTGCGGCGGCATGTACACAGCCAACACGATGGCGAGTGTTGCCGAGGCCCTCGGCATGAGCCTGCCGGGCTCGGCCTCGCCGGCTTCCGCTGACCGTCGCCGGGATTATTTCGCGCACCGCTCGGGCGAGGCCGTCGTCAATATGCTTCGCCTGGGCATCACCGCCCGCGACATCCTCACCCGCAAGGCCTTCGAGAATGCGATCGCCGTCGCGATGGCCTTCGGCGGCTCTACCAACGTCGTGCTGCACCTGCTCGCGATCGCCCGCGAGGCGGAGGTCGAACTCGATCTCGACGACTTCAACCGCATCGGCGACAAGGTGCCGCACATCGGAGACCTCAAGCCGTTCGGCAAGTACGTGATGAACGACGTCGACCGCCAGGGCGGTGTGCCTGCCGTGATGCGCGCGCTGCTCGAGGCCGGCCTCATCCATGGAGACGCCCTCACCGTGACGGGCAAGACCGTGGCAGAGAACCTCGCCGAAATCGACCCGCCCGCCCTCGACGGTGAGGTGCTACGCACCCTCGACAACCCGATCCACGCGAGCGGCGGAATTACGATTCTGAAGGGCTCGTTCGCCCCGGAAGGCGCCGTCGTGAAGACCGCCGGTTTCGACGCCTCGATCTTTGAGGGTCCTGCCCGGGTGTTCGAACGCGAGCGCGCCGCGATGGATGCTCTCACCGAGGGACAAATCCACAAGGGCGACGTCGTCGTCATCCGCTACGAAGGCCCCAAGGGGGGGCCGGGTATGCGGGAGATGCTGTCGATCACCGCCGCCATCAAGGGTGCCGGGCTCGGCAAGGATGTACTACTATTAACGGACGGACGATTCTCAGGCGGCACAACCGGACTGTGCATCGGCCACATAGCACCCGAAGCGGTGGACGCAGGTCCCATCGCCTTCGTGCGCGATGGTGATCTGATACGGGTCGATATCGCAGCTCGCACGCTTGACCTACTGGTCGCTACTGCAGAGCTGGACGCCCGCCGCAACGGCTGGGCACCGCTGCCTCCCCGCTACACCCGTGGCGTACTCGCGAAGTACGCAAAACTCGTGCACTCCGCCGCCGAAGGTGCCATCACGGGCTAA
- a CDS encoding bifunctional alpha,alpha-trehalose-phosphate synthase (UDP-forming)/trehalose-phosphatase: MAQPAATAPSAPVGTFTFVVVSNRLPVDFDEAADGTTAWRTSPGGLVTALEPLMRTSGGAWVGWPGVADRHFEPFENDGMSLIPVRLSEQELEEYYEGFSNDTLWPLYHDVIAPPSFHRETWDAYVAVNRRFADAAMRAAAPGATVWVHDYQLQLVPRMLRDARPDLVIGFFNHIPFPPYGIYAQLPWRKQILHGLLGADVIGFQRVADAGNFSQAVRRLFGFPTRGVVIDVPAEDGGTRRVVAKHFPISIDAAGYEEIARRPEVQARARQIRDDLGNPKTLMLGVDRLDYTKGIGHRIKAFGELLADGRLSVEDVTLVQIASPSRERVGTYMALRDEIELAVGRLNGDFSTISHTAISYHHHGYPREEMVAMYLAADVMLVTALRDGMNLVAKEYVAVRFDGDGVLVLSEFAGAADELKQAILINPHDIEGTKDAIVTAVEMPRRDRTRRMRSLRRKVFDRDVAAWSASFLRALTGGAAVQAGMPDDLRTSIHELVTADTLLVALDFDGTLAPHVDKPDDARAIAGTREAVQRLLDLPGVRVAFVSGRALVSLRHVADPQNGVLLTGSHGIEIQLDTPGIELNLVSEELQQLDTLGRILEAISESVDGTSVERKPAGIALHTRLASAEGAVAAQSEARRQLGEELPGLTVRDGKNVLEFSVRSVTKGQAIELLRAHTGADRMLYAGDDVTDEDAFAVLRDKDVGVKIGLGPTLAGYRVRSPAEVTQLLTLVAEAREATNR; the protein is encoded by the coding sequence ATCGCCCAGCCAGCCGCCACCGCCCCCAGCGCTCCCGTCGGCACCTTCACCTTTGTGGTCGTGTCCAACCGACTCCCGGTGGACTTCGACGAAGCCGCAGACGGCACCACCGCGTGGCGCACATCTCCCGGAGGTCTGGTCACGGCTCTGGAACCGCTTATGCGCACGTCCGGCGGGGCCTGGGTGGGCTGGCCAGGGGTGGCAGACCGGCATTTCGAGCCGTTTGAGAACGACGGAATGTCGCTGATCCCAGTGCGGCTGAGCGAGCAGGAGCTGGAGGAATACTACGAGGGATTCTCCAACGACACGCTCTGGCCGCTCTACCATGACGTGATCGCCCCGCCGAGTTTTCACCGTGAAACGTGGGACGCCTACGTCGCTGTCAACCGCCGTTTCGCGGACGCGGCGATGAGGGCGGCCGCCCCTGGCGCGACAGTGTGGGTGCACGACTATCAACTTCAGCTCGTGCCGCGGATGCTGCGCGATGCTCGCCCCGACCTCGTGATCGGATTCTTCAACCACATCCCGTTTCCGCCCTATGGCATTTATGCCCAGCTGCCGTGGCGCAAACAGATACTGCATGGGCTTCTCGGCGCGGATGTCATCGGCTTTCAGCGAGTAGCCGACGCCGGCAATTTCTCTCAGGCCGTGCGGCGTCTGTTCGGATTTCCCACCAGAGGCGTCGTCATCGATGTGCCCGCGGAAGACGGGGGCACGCGCCGTGTGGTCGCCAAGCATTTTCCCATTTCCATTGATGCCGCTGGTTACGAGGAGATTGCCCGTCGACCTGAAGTGCAGGCCAGGGCCCGCCAGATCAGGGACGACCTCGGCAATCCCAAGACCCTGATGTTGGGTGTCGACCGGCTCGACTACACCAAGGGCATCGGGCATCGGATCAAGGCCTTCGGCGAGCTCCTCGCCGACGGACGACTGAGCGTCGAAGACGTCACGCTCGTGCAGATCGCCAGCCCGTCTCGAGAACGGGTCGGAACGTACATGGCCCTGCGCGACGAGATCGAACTCGCCGTCGGACGGTTGAACGGCGATTTCTCGACCATCAGCCACACGGCCATCAGCTACCACCACCACGGCTACCCCCGCGAAGAAATGGTCGCCATGTACCTCGCGGCGGACGTGATGCTCGTCACGGCCCTGCGCGATGGCATGAACCTCGTGGCGAAGGAGTACGTGGCCGTGCGCTTCGACGGCGACGGGGTGCTCGTGCTCAGTGAGTTCGCCGGCGCGGCCGACGAACTCAAACAGGCCATCCTCATCAACCCCCACGACATCGAGGGCACGAAGGATGCGATCGTGACGGCCGTCGAGATGCCCCGTCGCGATCGCACCCGCCGCATGCGTTCCCTACGTCGCAAAGTCTTCGACCGCGACGTGGCAGCCTGGTCGGCATCCTTCCTGCGCGCTCTCACCGGGGGAGCGGCCGTCCAAGCCGGGATGCCGGACGATCTGCGCACCAGCATCCACGAGCTTGTGACCGCCGATACGTTGCTCGTCGCACTGGACTTCGACGGCACTCTCGCCCCTCACGTCGACAAGCCGGATGATGCCAGGGCCATCGCCGGCACCCGGGAAGCCGTGCAGCGACTGCTCGACCTGCCGGGCGTTCGTGTTGCCTTCGTCTCCGGACGGGCGCTCGTGAGTCTCCGGCACGTCGCCGATCCTCAGAACGGCGTGCTGTTGACGGGATCGCATGGTATCGAAATTCAGCTCGACACCCCGGGTATCGAACTCAATTTGGTCTCGGAGGAACTGCAGCAGCTCGACACCCTGGGGCGCATTCTGGAAGCCATCTCCGAATCGGTCGACGGCACATCCGTTGAGCGCAAGCCGGCCGGCATCGCCCTGCACACCCGGCTGGCGAGCGCGGAGGGAGCCGTGGCCGCGCAATCTGAGGCACGGCGTCAACTGGGTGAAGAGCTTCCAGGACTCACCGTGCGTGATGGCAAGAACGTGCTGGAATTCTCGGTGCGCTCCGTCACCAAGGGTCAGGCCATTGAACTGCTGCGTGCACACACTGGAGCCGACCGTATGCTCTACGCGGGTGACGACGTCACCGACGAAGACGCCTTCGCCGTTCTTCGCGACAAGGACGTGGGAGTGAAAATCGGCCTCGGTCCGACGCTCGCCGGCTACCGGGTTCGCAGCCCGGCCGAAGTCACACAACTGCTCACCCTGGTGGCGGAAGCTCGCGAGGCGACGAATCGGTGA
- a CDS encoding glycoside hydrolase family 15 protein, with protein sequence MALNIEDYALISDCHTAALVGCDGSIDWLCLPRYDSASMFGALLGTEDHGRWMLAPTDANATCTRSYVDETFILSTVWTTKDGSVEVLDFMPHGDKRADLVRRVRGITGTVHMQQDLRMRFGYGSTIPWVRQLRNEDVHGLIAVAGPDAVVIRGPRLHAADHRHSSTFTVSTDEIVDIEMTWYRSERSIPPAVDIDAVLKATAEWWTGWAVCCTHQGPYHDAVVRSMLVLRALTHEDTGGIVAAATTSLPEEFGGSRNWDYRYVWLRDASLTLEVLLSHGYENEAEGWRAWLLRAIAGDPNDVQIMYGLSGERDLPERELTSLPGYRGAGPVRVGNGAVSQFQSDVIGEVMVALHAARIAGVGETEFSWPLQRSLMHFLEENWRRPDQGIWEVRGPAREFTHSRVMVWAAFDRAVRGITEFGLDGPLEKWTALRDEVRRDIELRGFSTARNSYTQSFGGTEVDASLLVLAQVGFCEPTDARMLGTVAAIEADLMRDGLLLRYRTAASVDGLSPGEHPFLACSFWLVEQYALSDRLDDATTLMNRLVGFVNDVGLLSEEYDVTNGHQAGNTPQALSHLALVRASGAIVAGTASPLRALVH encoded by the coding sequence ATGGCACTCAACATCGAGGACTACGCCCTCATCAGCGACTGCCATACGGCCGCGCTCGTGGGGTGTGACGGCAGCATCGATTGGCTCTGCCTGCCGCGGTACGATTCCGCCTCGATGTTCGGCGCCCTGCTCGGCACCGAGGACCACGGTCGTTGGATGCTCGCCCCCACCGATGCGAACGCCACCTGCACGCGCTCGTACGTGGACGAAACGTTTATCCTGTCCACCGTCTGGACCACCAAGGACGGCAGCGTCGAGGTTCTCGATTTCATGCCCCACGGCGACAAGCGAGCCGACCTCGTGCGCCGGGTTCGAGGGATCACCGGGACCGTACATATGCAACAGGACCTGCGCATGCGATTCGGCTATGGCTCGACCATCCCCTGGGTGCGGCAGCTCAGGAATGAAGATGTTCACGGGCTGATCGCCGTGGCGGGTCCTGACGCAGTCGTCATCCGGGGCCCACGGCTGCACGCCGCTGATCATCGGCACTCGTCGACTTTCACTGTCTCCACGGATGAAATCGTCGACATCGAGATGACCTGGTATCGCTCGGAGCGGAGCATACCCCCTGCAGTCGACATCGACGCGGTGCTGAAAGCAACGGCCGAATGGTGGACCGGCTGGGCTGTCTGCTGTACCCACCAGGGCCCGTACCACGACGCGGTTGTGCGCTCCATGCTCGTGCTGCGGGCACTGACGCACGAGGACACCGGCGGCATCGTGGCCGCAGCGACGACCTCGCTTCCGGAGGAATTCGGTGGCTCCCGCAACTGGGACTACCGCTACGTGTGGCTTCGCGACGCGTCGCTCACCCTCGAAGTTCTGCTGTCACACGGCTACGAAAACGAGGCAGAAGGCTGGCGGGCCTGGCTGCTGCGCGCGATCGCCGGCGACCCGAACGACGTTCAAATCATGTACGGGCTCTCGGGCGAACGGGATCTGCCCGAGCGTGAACTCACGAGTCTGCCCGGTTACCGGGGAGCCGGCCCGGTACGTGTGGGCAACGGCGCCGTCAGCCAGTTTCAGTCGGACGTCATCGGTGAGGTCATGGTGGCCCTTCACGCCGCCCGGATCGCCGGGGTCGGCGAGACTGAATTCTCCTGGCCTCTGCAACGTTCCCTGATGCATTTTCTCGAGGAGAATTGGCGCCGCCCCGACCAGGGCATCTGGGAGGTCCGCGGACCGGCCCGGGAGTTCACGCACTCCAGGGTGATGGTGTGGGCAGCGTTCGACCGCGCGGTGCGGGGAATCACCGAGTTCGGTCTGGACGGCCCGCTGGAAAAGTGGACAGCCCTGCGCGATGAGGTGCGGCGCGACATCGAACTCCGGGGCTTCAGCACGGCGCGCAACAGTTACACGCAATCGTTCGGCGGCACTGAAGTGGATGCCTCCCTCCTTGTCCTCGCGCAGGTGGGCTTTTGCGAGCCCACCGATGCGCGCATGCTGGGCACGGTTGCGGCGATCGAGGCCGACCTCATGCGGGACGGGCTGCTTCTGCGCTACCGCACCGCAGCATCCGTCGACGGGCTTTCGCCGGGTGAGCATCCGTTCCTCGCGTGTTCCTTCTGGCTCGTGGAGCAATACGCCCTGTCAGATCGACTCGACGACGCGACGACACTGATGAACAGGCTCGTGGGGTTCGTCAACGACGTGGGCCTGCTGTCGGAGGAATACGACGTCACCAACGGACATCAGGCCGGAAACACGCCGCAGGCCCTGTCTCATCTCGCGCTCGTTCGGGCGTCCGGCGCGATCGTCGCGGGCACGGCCTCACCGCTTCGCGCCCTCGTGCACTGA
- a CDS encoding biotin transporter BioY, which translates to MSTHTLPARDLAQIAIFAALIAALGLPGALAIGAVAVPITFQTLGVMLAGAVLGARKGFLAVLLFLALTAAGLPLLSGGRGGLVWFTTSPSAGYLYGWLLGVFVIGYLTSRLLPRYPFWPALGATTLGGILAIYLLGIPVTAFNLGLPLWVAVVDSAKFLPGDVIKVVVTVLVAGQVHRAYPGLITGRPRPSATADTAAVPSAATTAE; encoded by the coding sequence ATGTCAACACACACTCTCCCCGCCCGCGATCTCGCACAGATCGCGATCTTCGCCGCCCTCATTGCCGCCCTCGGACTGCCGGGTGCCCTCGCGATCGGCGCGGTCGCGGTTCCCATCACGTTCCAGACTCTCGGAGTCATGCTGGCCGGCGCCGTACTTGGCGCCCGCAAGGGCTTTCTAGCTGTGCTGCTCTTTCTCGCGCTCACGGCGGCCGGCCTCCCCCTGCTATCGGGCGGGCGCGGCGGCCTGGTCTGGTTCACCACGAGCCCCTCGGCTGGCTACCTCTATGGCTGGCTCCTCGGCGTGTTCGTGATCGGGTACCTCACCAGTCGGCTGCTGCCGAGGTACCCCTTCTGGCCGGCCCTCGGCGCGACCACACTCGGGGGAATTCTGGCCATTTACCTGCTCGGCATACCGGTGACGGCCTTCAATCTCGGACTCCCGCTCTGGGTGGCCGTCGTCGACAGCGCCAAATTCCTGCCCGGAGACGTCATCAAGGTTGTCGTCACGGTTCTTGTGGCGGGCCAGGTGCACCGTGCCTACCCGGGACTCATCACGGGCCGCCCCCGGCCCAGCGCCACAGCAGATACCGCCGCAGTGCCGTCCGCCGCGACGACGGCCGAGTAG